A genomic stretch from Kribbella amoyensis includes:
- a CDS encoding MATE family efflux transporter, which produces MKDQDREILRLAVPAFFALVSEPLMLLADSAIVGHLGTPQLAALGVAGTILQTLVGVCVFLAYGTTSAVARRIGAGDHRGALAQGIDGLWLALLLGLVLALAGLALAPAAIGAFDPSPDVAGHATTYLRISCLGIPSMLLLLAATGVLRGLQDTRTPMVVAIAANLLNIALNLLLVYGLDLDIAGSAMGTVLAQTAAGVALVVVVVRGARRDGAKLRPDRPGILASAQSGVPLFVRTLTLRVGIVLTTFVATSIGTTSVAAHQVAFTLWSLLALALDAIAIAAQALTGRALGAGDVEGTRTITRRMMWWGLWSGLVGGIALWGLHWIYVPWFTEDPAVRETLAAILLVAALWQPVNGVVFVLDGVLIGAGDGPYLAVAGIIALILFVPLALSVLWLDGGVVALWWAFGGYMLARLLTLLVRERRDAWMVTGAVR; this is translated from the coding sequence GTGAAGGACCAGGACCGGGAGATCCTCCGGCTGGCGGTGCCCGCGTTCTTCGCACTCGTCTCCGAACCGCTGATGCTGCTCGCCGACTCCGCCATCGTCGGCCACCTCGGTACCCCGCAGCTCGCCGCGCTCGGCGTCGCCGGGACGATCCTGCAGACCCTCGTCGGCGTCTGCGTCTTCCTGGCGTACGGCACCACCTCGGCCGTGGCCCGGCGGATCGGGGCCGGCGACCACCGCGGAGCGCTTGCCCAGGGCATCGACGGACTGTGGCTCGCCCTGCTGCTCGGTCTCGTCCTCGCCCTGGCCGGTCTCGCCCTCGCGCCGGCCGCGATCGGCGCGTTCGACCCGTCCCCCGATGTCGCCGGCCACGCGACCACGTATCTGCGGATCAGCTGCCTGGGCATCCCGTCGATGCTGCTGCTGCTCGCGGCGACCGGCGTACTGCGCGGCCTGCAGGACACCCGGACCCCGATGGTCGTCGCGATCGCGGCCAACCTGCTCAACATCGCGCTCAACCTGCTCCTGGTCTACGGGCTCGACCTCGACATCGCCGGCTCGGCCATGGGGACCGTCCTCGCCCAGACCGCGGCCGGGGTCGCCCTGGTCGTCGTGGTGGTCCGCGGGGCGCGCCGGGACGGGGCCAAGCTCCGCCCGGACCGGCCCGGGATCCTCGCCTCCGCGCAGTCCGGCGTACCGCTCTTCGTCCGCACGTTGACGCTCCGGGTCGGCATCGTGCTCACCACCTTCGTCGCGACGTCGATCGGTACGACGTCGGTCGCGGCGCACCAGGTCGCGTTCACGCTCTGGTCGTTGCTCGCGCTGGCGCTGGACGCGATCGCGATCGCAGCGCAGGCGTTGACCGGGCGGGCGCTGGGCGCGGGTGACGTCGAGGGCACCCGGACGATCACCCGGCGGATGATGTGGTGGGGACTGTGGTCCGGGCTCGTCGGTGGGATCGCGCTGTGGGGTCTGCACTGGATCTACGTGCCGTGGTTCACCGAGGACCCGGCGGTCCGGGAGACGCTGGCCGCGATCCTGCTCGTCGCGGCGCTCTGGCAGCCGGTCAACGGGGTCGTGTTCGTGCTCGACGGCGTCCTGATCGGCGCGGGCGACGGACCGTACCTCGCGGTGGCCGGGATCATCGCGCTGATCCTGTTCGTACCGCTCGCGCTGAGCGTGCTCTGGCTCGACGGGGGCGTGGTCGCGTTGTGGTGGGCCTTCGGTGGGTACATGCTCGCCCGGCTCCTCACCCTGCTGGTCCGCGAACGCCGGGACGCCTGGATGGTCACCGGCGCCGTCCGCTGA
- a CDS encoding YrdB family protein gives MYELWRWSNLGLAFLLELAGLSIFAFWGWRVVDGLPAKLLLAVGLPLVAAVIWGFFAAPTATHGNPVLTAVVKVAFFGLAGLALWSVDHRVLGVAFVAVVAINLAIIHTGQLAPDPAQHHVAEA, from the coding sequence ATGTACGAGCTGTGGCGCTGGAGCAACCTCGGGCTGGCGTTCCTGCTGGAACTGGCCGGGCTCAGCATTTTCGCGTTCTGGGGCTGGCGGGTGGTGGACGGTCTGCCGGCGAAGCTGTTGCTCGCTGTCGGGCTGCCGCTCGTGGCCGCGGTGATCTGGGGATTCTTCGCCGCGCCGACCGCGACGCACGGCAACCCGGTCCTGACCGCGGTCGTGAAGGTCGCCTTCTTCGGCCTGGCCGGGCTGGCGTTGTGGAGCGTCGACCACCGGGTCCTCGGCGTCGCGTTCGTCGCGGTGGTCGCGATCAACCTGGCGATCATCCACACCGGACAGCTGGCTCCGGACCCGGCGCAGCACCACGTCGCCGAGGCCTGA
- a CDS encoding TetR/AcrR family transcriptional regulator has translation MAPTPRQLAHEQTMAEILRLAHEQLVTEGSAGLSLRAIARDLGLVSSAIYRYVPSRDELLTLLIAESYNAFADAVEAAEARCPRDDYRRRWLSFGRAVRRWAVANPAEWTLLYGSPVPGYHAPPERTTAAGSRVPLLLLRLLADAGLKPSPDDPPMTAALHRELARLRGSLPGELPPEVLARGLLAYSSLCGLVSLELFGQFTNTVTQFAGHLDHQLHRLAAVLELP, from the coding sequence ATGGCACCGACTCCGCGGCAGCTCGCGCACGAGCAGACGATGGCCGAGATCCTCCGGCTCGCCCACGAGCAGCTGGTGACCGAGGGCAGTGCGGGCCTGTCGCTCCGGGCGATCGCCCGCGACCTCGGCCTGGTGTCGTCCGCGATCTACCGGTACGTGCCGAGTCGCGACGAGCTGCTGACCCTGCTGATCGCCGAGTCCTACAACGCCTTCGCGGACGCCGTGGAGGCGGCCGAGGCCCGGTGCCCGCGCGACGACTACCGACGACGCTGGCTCAGCTTCGGTCGCGCGGTCCGCCGCTGGGCCGTCGCGAACCCGGCCGAGTGGACGTTGTTGTACGGCAGCCCCGTCCCCGGGTACCACGCGCCGCCGGAGCGCACCACGGCGGCGGGGAGCCGGGTACCGCTGCTTCTGCTCCGCCTGCTCGCCGACGCCGGACTGAAGCCGTCACCGGACGATCCACCGATGACGGCCGCCTTGCACCGCGAGCTGGCCCGGCTCCGTGGATCGCTCCCCGGCGAGCTCCCGCCCGAGGTCCTCGCCCGCGGGCTGCTCGCGTACTCGTCGCTGTGCGGCCTGGTGAGCCTGGAGTTGTTCGGCCAGTTCACCAACACGGTGACCCAGTTCGCGGGCCACCTCGATCACCAGCTCCACCGCCTCGCGGCCGTGCTGGAGCTGCCCTAG
- a CDS encoding DUF4913 domain-containing protein, protein MDGEQELFYPHVAAFVEDRLVYLYSRRLGQQFVWCPEWYRHAEALSRLDSIWRAWEHLRLDPATGMSVWWRDHADPHMMALLDPDGPFAACRGQHTDYPIPPLPVEEPPAGLFFDQRQPNLRGI, encoded by the coding sequence GTGGATGGTGAGCAGGAGCTGTTCTACCCGCACGTCGCCGCGTTCGTCGAGGACCGGCTCGTGTACCTGTACTCCCGCCGGCTCGGCCAGCAGTTCGTCTGGTGCCCGGAGTGGTACCGGCACGCCGAGGCGCTGAGCCGGCTCGACTCGATCTGGCGGGCCTGGGAGCACCTCCGGCTCGACCCGGCGACCGGGATGTCGGTCTGGTGGCGCGACCACGCGGATCCGCACATGATGGCGTTGCTCGACCCGGACGGCCCGTTCGCCGCCTGCCGCGGTCAGCACACCGACTACCCGATCCCGCCGCTGCCGGTGGAGGAGCCGCCCGCCGGGCTGTTCTTCGACCAGCGCCAACCGAACCTGCGCGGGATCTAG
- a CDS encoding type IV secretory system conjugative DNA transfer family protein: protein MAQGRKSTGPGGLSAEAVLVFAGIGLIVVVLGGVWSSMTVAAGINDTRPISGNPVTALIDLIEGTTSWSGAATGMLILELLIVGGLVALGFFLVRKLRGKGSRVDKSALLMSKRDDIYKLTRDGAQQIANRLGAGQAGPGVLIGRTVRDNLEVFGSWEDMHVDIWGPRTGKTTSRAVPAILDAPGAVIATSNKRDIVDATREPRSKYGPVWVFDPQEVCSEEPNWWWNPLTYITDEVKARQLAEHFVASQRSENARTDAFFDSAGTDLLAGLLLAAAVAKRPITQVYTWLADQRNDEPERILRNTPGLQLSADALAGVINAPDKQRAGVYGTAQQSAQFLINRKVTRWVTPQGQNDTRPQFNPHQFVRDGGTLYSLSKEGAGTAGPLVTALTVSVVEAAEDYAKTCPLGRMPSPLVGVLDEAANVCRWKDLPDLYSHFGSRGIILMTILQSWAQGMECWGERGMEKLWSAANIRVYGGGVSDANFLERLSKLIGDYDIMSNSVSYNKGERGTSRQTQRHHIMEVSDLASMPAGRAVVFPSGIPATMIKTVPWMARPDAAAVKASFARYDPGAMTQSTTPAGANAWVAAGRGQAPAPEQPRSQVPVWEQTEEQRRGW from the coding sequence ATGGCACAAGGCAGGAAGAGCACCGGTCCGGGCGGCTTGTCCGCCGAGGCCGTGCTGGTGTTCGCCGGCATCGGGCTGATCGTCGTCGTACTCGGCGGGGTCTGGTCGTCGATGACGGTCGCCGCCGGCATCAACGACACCCGGCCGATCTCCGGCAACCCGGTCACCGCGCTGATCGACCTGATCGAGGGCACGACCTCCTGGTCCGGCGCCGCCACCGGCATGCTGATCCTGGAGCTGCTGATCGTCGGCGGCCTGGTCGCGCTCGGGTTCTTCCTGGTCCGCAAGCTGCGCGGCAAGGGCAGCCGGGTGGACAAGTCCGCCCTGTTGATGTCGAAGCGCGACGACATCTACAAGCTGACCCGCGACGGGGCCCAGCAGATCGCCAACCGGCTCGGCGCCGGCCAGGCCGGTCCGGGGGTGCTGATCGGCCGCACCGTCCGGGACAACCTCGAGGTGTTCGGGTCCTGGGAGGACATGCACGTCGACATCTGGGGCCCGCGAACCGGTAAGACCACCTCGCGCGCCGTCCCGGCCATCCTGGACGCCCCGGGCGCCGTGATCGCCACCTCGAACAAGCGCGACATCGTCGACGCGACCCGGGAGCCGCGTTCGAAGTACGGGCCGGTCTGGGTGTTCGACCCGCAGGAGGTCTGCTCCGAGGAGCCGAACTGGTGGTGGAACCCGCTCACCTACATCACCGACGAGGTGAAGGCCCGCCAGCTCGCCGAGCACTTCGTCGCCTCGCAGCGGTCCGAGAACGCCCGGACCGACGCGTTCTTCGACTCGGCCGGTACCGACCTGCTGGCCGGCCTGCTGCTCGCCGCGGCGGTCGCCAAGCGGCCGATCACCCAGGTGTACACCTGGCTCGCCGACCAGCGGAACGACGAGCCCGAGCGGATCCTGCGCAACACCCCGGGGCTGCAGCTGTCCGCGGACGCGCTGGCCGGTGTCATCAACGCGCCGGACAAGCAGCGCGCTGGTGTGTACGGCACCGCGCAGCAGAGCGCGCAGTTCCTGATCAACCGCAAGGTCACCCGCTGGGTCACCCCGCAGGGGCAGAACGACACCCGCCCGCAGTTCAACCCGCACCAGTTCGTCCGCGACGGCGGCACGCTGTACAGCCTGTCGAAGGAAGGCGCCGGTACGGCGGGCCCGCTGGTCACCGCGCTGACCGTGTCCGTCGTCGAGGCGGCCGAGGACTACGCCAAGACCTGCCCGCTCGGCCGGATGCCCAGCCCGCTCGTCGGAGTACTGGACGAGGCGGCGAACGTCTGCCGCTGGAAGGACCTGCCGGACCTCTACAGCCACTTCGGCTCCCGCGGCATCATCCTGATGACGATCCTGCAGTCCTGGGCGCAGGGGATGGAGTGCTGGGGCGAGCGCGGCATGGAGAAGCTGTGGTCCGCGGCCAACATCCGCGTGTACGGCGGCGGTGTCTCCGACGCGAACTTCCTCGAGCGGCTGAGCAAGCTGATCGGCGACTACGACATCATGTCCAACTCGGTCTCCTACAACAAAGGCGAGCGCGGGACCAGCAGGCAGACCCAGCGGCACCACATCATGGAGGTCTCCGACCTGGCCTCGATGCCGGCCGGCCGTGCTGTCGTGTTCCCGTCCGGGATCCCCGCGACCATGATCAAGACGGTGCCGTGGATGGCCCGTCCGGACGCGGCCGCGGTGAAGGCGTCGTTCGCGCGGTACGATCCCGGCGCGATGACCCAGTCCACGACACCGGCCGGTGCGAACGCCTGGGTGGCCGCGGGTCGCGGGCAGGCCCCGGCCCCGGAGCAGCCGCGGTCGCAGGTGCCGGTGTGGGAGCAGACGGAGGAGCAGCGTCGTGGATGGTGA
- a CDS encoding ATP/GTP-binding protein, whose protein sequence is MSKKQKKPVDTKRGGKRPMPRGWPGPAGGYNTYLQAPAEWRGTTVQVCGMWPFAAGTGSPMVGVPIGRNILSGATMCCDPISWFMRAKLISNPSMFVLGKPGLGKSTITRRMALGLAGYGIQPLVLGDLKPDYKDLIEALGGQVIQLGRGRGHLNVLDPGESREAALRLTGSARQAIQADAHGRRQTMVSALISIMRSAPPTDREETIIDEALKVLDERHDGTPVLRDLLKVIQDAPDRVRDVALDRGSLERYRQITEGLEASLIGLVGGGRLGEIFSEQTDQPMKMDRPVVFDVSNIDDSETNLQAAVLLACWSYGFGAVAVSQALADAGLEPRRHYFVILDELWRVLRAGRGLVDRVDALTRLNRQRGVGMAMISHTMSDLLALEHPEDRMKAKGFVERSGMVICGGLPRAEMENLTAVVPLSGEEQNMLIGWQDPPAWDPATGEEAAPPGRGNFLVKVGGRPGIPVHVGLTTVEREINDTNKLWKTGADGQPLKVEVAADGTEEVVAEYSFDDPAMLPPPDPTTRVVARTGVED, encoded by the coding sequence ATGAGCAAGAAGCAGAAGAAGCCGGTCGACACGAAGCGGGGCGGCAAGCGGCCGATGCCGCGCGGCTGGCCGGGTCCGGCCGGCGGGTACAACACCTACCTGCAGGCCCCCGCCGAGTGGCGCGGTACGACGGTCCAGGTGTGCGGCATGTGGCCGTTCGCGGCCGGGACCGGCAGCCCGATGGTGGGCGTCCCGATCGGCCGGAACATCCTCTCCGGCGCGACCATGTGCTGCGACCCGATCAGCTGGTTCATGCGGGCCAAGCTGATCTCGAACCCGTCCATGTTCGTGCTCGGCAAGCCGGGTCTGGGCAAGTCGACGATCACCCGGCGGATGGCGCTCGGCCTGGCCGGGTACGGCATCCAGCCGCTCGTCCTCGGCGACCTCAAGCCCGACTACAAGGACCTGATCGAGGCCCTCGGCGGCCAGGTGATCCAGCTCGGTCGTGGCCGTGGGCACCTGAACGTGCTCGACCCCGGCGAGTCCCGCGAGGCCGCGCTGCGGCTGACCGGGTCGGCCCGGCAGGCGATCCAGGCCGACGCGCACGGCCGTCGGCAGACGATGGTGTCGGCGCTGATCTCGATCATGCGCTCCGCGCCGCCGACGGACCGCGAGGAGACGATCATCGACGAGGCCCTCAAGGTCCTCGACGAGCGGCACGACGGGACGCCGGTCCTGCGTGACCTGCTCAAGGTGATCCAGGACGCGCCGGACCGGGTCCGCGACGTCGCCCTCGACCGCGGCAGCCTGGAGCGGTACCGGCAGATCACCGAGGGCCTGGAGGCCTCGCTGATCGGTCTGGTCGGCGGCGGCCGGCTCGGTGAGATCTTCTCCGAGCAGACCGACCAGCCGATGAAGATGGACCGCCCGGTCGTCTTCGACGTGTCCAACATCGACGACTCCGAGACGAACCTGCAGGCCGCCGTCCTGCTCGCCTGCTGGTCGTACGGGTTCGGCGCGGTCGCGGTCTCGCAGGCGCTCGCCGACGCGGGCCTGGAGCCCCGGCGGCACTACTTCGTCATCCTCGACGAGCTCTGGCGGGTCCTCCGGGCCGGCCGCGGCCTGGTCGACCGGGTCGACGCGCTGACCCGGCTGAACCGGCAACGCGGTGTCGGGATGGCGATGATCTCGCACACCATGTCCGACCTGCTGGCGCTCGAACATCCCGAGGACCGGATGAAGGCGAAGGGTTTCGTCGAGCGGTCCGGGATGGTGATCTGCGGTGGTCTGCCGCGCGCCGAGATGGAGAACCTGACCGCCGTCGTGCCGCTGTCCGGTGAGGAGCAGAACATGCTCATCGGCTGGCAGGACCCGCCGGCCTGGGACCCGGCCACCGGCGAGGAGGCCGCGCCACCCGGCCGAGGCAACTTCCTGGTCAAGGTCGGCGGCCGGCCGGGGATCCCGGTGCACGTCGGGCTGACCACGGTCGAGCGCGAGATCAACGACACCAACAAGCTCTGGAAGACCGGCGCCGACGGCCAGCCGCTCAAGGTCGAGGTCGCCGCCGACGGGACCGAGGAGGTCGTCGCGGAGTACTCCTTCGACGACCCGGCCATGCTCCCGCCGCCCGACCCGACCACGCGAGTCGTGGCCCGCACCGGAGTTGAGGACTAA
- a CDS encoding SCO6880 family protein — MAATDGVRSAPRTYGNWRAPASAGIAGMGTLGTAIMMGGLVITLIATLVSGPLGALVSLLIVGGCLLLLMTKDKHGHSSLQRLSTRIGWQRAKMAKHNIYRSGPLGRTAWGKFQLPGMLAASQLSEFQDSYGRPFALLFYPSTRHFTVVINAEPDGASLVDEDQVDVWVAHWGQWLASLGHEPGIIAASVTVETAPDTGIRLRREVGQNMQDGTPPIARAMLSEVIQTYPEGSALVSARVALTFRGVDRNGKRRKEEDMGRELASRLPALTQSLNSTGAGAARPVTAQELCESVRIAYDPAAAVLIDEARGQGMPPELQWTDVGPSAAQAFWDKYRHDSAWSMTWQMTQAPRGEVFSSVLSQLVGPHPDIDRKRVTLLYRPLDAATAARMVESDKRNASFRATASTRPSARSMAEARAADRTAQEEARGAGLVNFGMVVTGTVMTAEQLPDMVAAIDNLGATARVLLRPAYGSQDSAFAAALPLGIVVQSHLSVPAGLREAL, encoded by the coding sequence GTGGCAGCAACTGACGGGGTACGGAGCGCACCCAGGACCTACGGCAACTGGCGGGCCCCGGCGTCGGCCGGCATCGCCGGGATGGGGACGCTGGGGACCGCCATCATGATGGGTGGTCTCGTGATCACCCTGATCGCGACGCTGGTCAGCGGACCGCTGGGCGCGCTCGTGTCGCTGCTCATCGTCGGTGGCTGCCTGTTGCTGCTGATGACCAAGGACAAGCACGGACACTCGTCCCTGCAGAGGCTCTCGACCCGGATTGGATGGCAGCGAGCGAAGATGGCCAAGCACAACATCTATCGGTCCGGCCCGCTCGGACGCACGGCGTGGGGCAAGTTCCAGCTGCCCGGCATGCTGGCCGCGTCGCAGCTGAGCGAGTTCCAGGACTCGTACGGCCGGCCGTTCGCGCTGTTGTTCTACCCGAGCACCCGGCACTTCACCGTCGTCATCAACGCGGAGCCGGACGGCGCCTCGCTGGTCGACGAGGACCAGGTGGACGTGTGGGTGGCGCACTGGGGTCAGTGGCTCGCCTCGCTCGGCCACGAGCCCGGCATCATCGCCGCCTCGGTGACGGTCGAGACCGCGCCCGACACCGGCATCCGGCTTCGCCGCGAGGTCGGCCAGAACATGCAGGACGGGACCCCGCCGATCGCCCGGGCGATGCTGTCCGAGGTGATCCAGACGTACCCGGAGGGCTCGGCGCTGGTGTCCGCCCGGGTCGCGCTCACCTTCCGCGGCGTCGACCGGAACGGCAAGCGGCGCAAGGAGGAGGACATGGGCCGCGAGCTCGCCTCCCGGCTGCCGGCGCTGACCCAGAGCCTGAACTCCACCGGTGCGGGCGCCGCCCGGCCGGTCACCGCGCAGGAGCTGTGCGAGTCGGTCCGGATCGCGTACGACCCGGCCGCCGCGGTGCTGATCGACGAGGCCCGGGGCCAGGGCATGCCGCCCGAGCTGCAGTGGACCGACGTCGGCCCGTCCGCGGCCCAGGCGTTCTGGGACAAGTACCGGCACGACAGCGCGTGGTCGATGACCTGGCAGATGACCCAGGCGCCGCGCGGTGAGGTGTTCTCGTCGGTGCTGTCCCAGCTGGTCGGCCCGCACCCGGACATCGACCGGAAGCGGGTCACGCTGCTGTACCGCCCGCTGGACGCGGCCACCGCGGCCCGGATGGTGGAGTCCGACAAGCGCAACGCGTCGTTCCGCGCGACCGCCTCGACCCGGCCGTCGGCGCGCTCGATGGCCGAGGCCCGCGCGGCCGACCGGACCGCGCAGGAGGAGGCCCGCGGCGCCGGTCTGGTGAACTTCGGCATGGTGGTCACCGGCACGGTGATGACCGCCGAGCAGCTGCCCGACATGGTCGCCGCGATCGACAACCTGGGCGCCACCGCCCGCGTACTGCTCCGCCCGGCCTACGGATCCCAGGACTCGGCCTTCGCCGCCGCGCTGCCGCTCGGCATCGTGGTGCAGAGCCACCTGTCGGTTCCGGCCGGGCTCAGGGAGGCGCTGTGA
- a CDS encoding type IV secretion system protein — protein MVPFLCDDGWLDCIKDFLLAALTPAVEALIALIFDPIFDALADAVGSVMGVIGSFWVFIPTQAIGDENGQPASDTVGWIWQHTSWIAVFAATIGVIVAGANMAWSQRGESARDLLRSLLTLAVAATLGIAVAQVLISVGDIFSSCIVITAMDQDSGSGWTDGCQNITGAQNANSEAFGRAMLAMLALSASAGPMGIGLMITIAILALLAGVIQVVLMVVRTAMLILLMGVLPIAASATNTEMGKDWFKRVVGWLVAFILYKPVAALIYATGIRLTGAAWEDDQRDVPLNWTGGSEEPGWQIMNMVTGITLLVLALFAMPALMRFITPLVAATAGSAGAGALAAKMVGADKIADKVSDSAESQSDGPSGSRNVPRPSQSSSPSGSQGSNQPTGSGPAGGGGGSGGAGGGAGGGAGGGAGGGAGAGAGAGAGGGGAAAGGAAAGGGAAAGGGAAAGGAAAGGGAAAGGGAVAAGSAAGPVGLAVVGTAMAIKKGVDLTKDAAAAGASETVDNDEMDKGPSGSN, from the coding sequence GTGGTTCCGTTCCTGTGCGACGACGGTTGGCTGGACTGCATCAAGGACTTCCTCCTGGCCGCCCTGACCCCAGCAGTGGAGGCGTTGATTGCCTTGATCTTCGACCCGATCTTCGATGCACTCGCCGACGCGGTCGGCTCCGTGATGGGCGTGATCGGCTCCTTCTGGGTCTTCATTCCGACCCAGGCCATCGGTGACGAGAACGGTCAGCCGGCCAGCGACACGGTCGGCTGGATCTGGCAGCACACCAGCTGGATCGCGGTCTTCGCCGCGACCATCGGCGTGATCGTGGCCGGCGCGAACATGGCCTGGTCGCAGCGCGGCGAATCCGCCCGGGACCTGCTCCGCTCGCTGCTCACCCTGGCCGTCGCCGCCACCCTGGGGATCGCGGTCGCCCAGGTGCTGATCTCGGTCGGCGACATCTTCTCGTCCTGCATCGTCATCACGGCGATGGACCAGGACAGCGGAAGTGGCTGGACGGACGGCTGCCAGAACATCACGGGCGCGCAGAACGCCAACTCCGAAGCTTTCGGCCGGGCCATGCTCGCGATGCTGGCCCTGTCCGCCAGCGCGGGACCGATGGGCATCGGGCTGATGATCACCATCGCGATCCTGGCGCTGCTGGCCGGGGTGATCCAAGTGGTCCTGATGGTGGTGCGGACGGCCATGCTCATCCTGTTGATGGGCGTGCTGCCGATCGCCGCCTCGGCGACCAACACCGAGATGGGCAAGGACTGGTTCAAGCGGGTCGTCGGCTGGCTGGTCGCCTTCATCCTGTACAAACCGGTCGCCGCGCTGATCTACGCGACCGGGATCCGGCTCACCGGCGCGGCCTGGGAGGACGACCAGAGGGACGTCCCGCTGAACTGGACCGGCGGGTCGGAGGAGCCGGGCTGGCAGATCATGAACATGGTCACCGGGATCACCCTGCTCGTCCTCGCGTTGTTCGCGATGCCGGCGTTGATGCGGTTCATCACGCCGCTGGTCGCAGCGACCGCCGGGTCGGCCGGCGCCGGTGCGCTCGCCGCCAAGATGGTCGGCGCGGACAAGATCGCGGACAAGGTGAGCGACTCGGCCGAGAGCCAGAGCGACGGCCCGTCCGGCTCCCGCAACGTCCCCAGACCCTCGCAGAGCTCCAGCCCGAGTGGCTCCCAAGGCAGCAACCAGCCCACCGGTAGCGGCCCCGCAGGAGGTGGCGGAGGCAGTGGCGGCGCCGGCGGTGGAGCTGGCGGCGGTGCCGGTGGTGGCGCTGGTGGCGGTGCCGGCGCAGGAGCCGGAGCAGGCGCTGGTGGAGGCGGAGCTGCGGCCGGTGGTGCGGCGGCCGGTGGTGGAGCTGCCGCGGGCGGCGGAGCCGCAGCTGGCGGTGCGGCGGCCGGTGGTGGTGCGGCGGCCGGTGGTGGTGCCGTGGCCGCTGGTTCCGCTGCGGGACCGGTCGGACTCGCCGTGGTGGGCACCGCCATGGCCATCAAGAAGGGTGTCGACCTGACCAAGGACGCCGCGGCCGCCGGCGCCTCCGAGACGGTCGACAACGACGAGATGGATAAGGGACCAAGTGGCAGCAACTGA